CTCGCTGATGTTGAAGCGGCCGTTTGTCTCTGCACCGCTCTGAAGGCTAACGTTCTTGGAATCAACTTGAACCTCCCAATCTCTTTAAGTCTTCTCCTCAATGTTTGCAGCAAACAAGTTCCTCCTGGCTTCCAGTGCTAAGCAACCGTATCATATGTAATTTCAATACACGAATGTGTATATTTATCTTCTTGTTTTGGACATACAAGGTGATTCTATTTACTCTTATTATTGTGTCCCTCTATATTTGTGTTCTTATTACAGTCTTATTGTTATGGGGTTCATTGGAGCCAAATCGTGTCTCTATCTGGATGATCCTTCAGATTCTTGAAGTTCACAgttccattatttttatttcatgttacTCTTATATTGGGGTAATTGTTGTATTATGATCCTATgaattaataaacaaattatttttatgttatgcGTTTTCTACGGTTTCAAATGTGTATACGAGTActagaaaaatatttctttGCTTTGTGTCTACAGATTGATCCTCAAAAGGATCAGATCTTCTCAAAACTGTTTGTTGTTTTCAGTCGTGGCATAAAATAGGGAGAACTTTTAAACCCTCACCATCATTAGTTCAATTTAACTTTTGAAAGGAATTCCAATATAATTGTTCATAGAAGTCGCAAATTTCAATGAGTTTCTTATcgtttatatatactttatcattgttgcacaaaaaataataatacactCTATCATTACATGCACTTTATCCTGTTGTTAACTGTTAGAACAAATTGATGTCATATGAGTGAAATATTTTAAGCCAGATGTAATTTAATACGAGGAAACATACAGTAGATTAATATCTGAATTTGTGGCAATTACAAATAAGTAATTCAAGAACATTATATATACCCAttcaatataaaatagaaagcTGATTActaaaccattataatgccaacaAGTTATGGGTGGTTACTTACTTACTTACTGCAAGAAATTGTACATCACgaaaatcttaattttgaaatctagACAATGAAAAATACACATTAAAGACGATAAACACCTATGCACATACATAGTCAGTTGCCGGATATATCTTGTCGTATCCTAATTTGATATAAGCCTCAATAAAATAAGGTTTGGTTATTCTTACTGCATGGATCTTTCAGAATAAGAAAAACAGTCACGCTACATCATCGAGATAACATACCTAAAGATACATGAGTCAACTCAAAAAACAAtcaattaaatacaaaatttacagAACTAACGATTAGATACTTCTTTTTAAGTATCAATGAGATATAACTCATAAATGAACTGAAAAATTAGGATATCACTCTGGGAGCATCAAATCCTATAAAATTTTGCAGTCTCGAAACTGCGAAAAAAGCATTgcagttttattaaatttaccCTTTTCGACACTAAAAACTTTGTTTATAGTTAAATGCCAGTTTATTTTGCGCCACGAGTACAAGAAAATATCTTAGAAGACACTCTGTCTCAAACTGTCGTCGGGCGGGGCTGACGTTTCTATCAGTCTTCAAAATGTTGCGTCCTTATTATCATTGTCTTCATGCTAAGGCATTCAgtgcatcttttttttttggcaaaatgGCATTAAGTGCATTAAATACcttatttacaaaattacaaatgaaatacatttagttattaatatcctgcagatacaaatacatataatatactcTCCATTCATTTTAGAAAGATATTTTCATAAcacttttattaaatttgtaattttgtatcGTAAAAGTATCATATTCTATGATAACTAATATTCCTTTTTAGTAATTCaataaacttaaataattttataaaatttattttattactatcaaataatagaaagtttataggaaacataaaattttatctttGTAAAACATTTTTTCCCAAACATTTATTTTGTGGAATAGAGGgagtaaataaaaacatttaacagCAAATGTATTAAGATGTTCTGCTGTGTACGTATGACTAAAAGTCATAACTCATCCGGCTATTCAGttgttaaaaaacaaattaaactcATCCGGCTATATATTTATTCAACTGGAAACTGTAATTTTGCAAATGAACATATGACATCAACTTCTCCTGGACTTTAACCtactaaaattgaaaataatgaaaaaagaGAATGAGGTAAGTTttttatttgagaaaaaaattagaacgctTTAGATATTTTGTATGACACATATGTTAACTATAAATTAGTTAAATTGCTTTTTTACTTTacaaatcaaattaataaccaaactaaaataaactaacagtattaacatatatatatatatatatatatatatatatatatatatatatatatatatatatatatatatatgtatatatatacatatatatatatatatatatggatgagATAATAGAATAATGTTTTACAAAGAagatgatttatatatatgtagtcTTAAATTAAAGCATGATTAATGGAAAATTCTTAGAGTGGATTTTTAGCGCAATATAAGAAattgtctcttaacttttaactaaaaaaactaagaaccgttttttaaatatcttatattGCGCTAAAAACCTCATCCTAAAAACTCATATTAATCATGATGTTATGAAAATTGGAAATAAAGCTACCAACTGTGAACAAAATGACAAGCACTAATGTAGCTACGCAAGGAGTACATATATGGAGTTTAATCATGTACAGTATTTTGAAGCCAAAAGGTCAATCCTGGAATTATGAACACATGCATTATATTCCATATGACgatcaaatataaaatctaaGCGATCGACAGTACCGAAATAGGATCTTTTCCCGTGAATGAAGAATCTAGTGAAGGAGAGAATTAAGAGTAAGTTATAAGATATCTTTCGGTCGTCACATGGGACTGGGAAGGAAGGGAGTGGACACAAAAAGGTGTAATTTTGTTCTGTTTAGTTTTTTTCGGGAGAGTAGTCACTACATTCAATAAAGTTGAAAGATTCCAAACCACGTATGGTCTCAAACCACATGCATTCGAAAGAGAAAATTAAAAGtatcaaataattataattatattatatatgtgattggttgcaaaattattattagttaTATAACACTTAAAAATAATGTTCAGTTGAGATATGCGCGAGTCTTGCTCATGTATATAAATCAATACGTAGCTTATTTGtaaatttatatacttttgccaattgtaaatatatatacatatttgattTATTGTAAAAATGATGTTAAGAATGTTTGAGGTTCCAATTTCAATTCAGTTGGCCTTCATTATACTTTTGCCAATTGTAAACAAATGTACAATCTGTGTCATCATAGATTTCTGTCACGGTGCATAGCGTGTCAATTCAGAGTTGGATGGTCCCGTAGGAGCAATTATAAATGATATAGATGCATTATGCATATATTGATCCCGtgaactctctttgttttctttcgtTCAATAAAAATAGTACATATTGCATATACTGTGTGTTGGGATTGTGAAATCCCGTGTCCAACTCTATCTTATcttattagtacgatattgtctaCTTTGGGTCTAGGAGGCtagcccgcatggatttacttttggtttccttcccaaaaggcctcgtattattagagttggacatatctttatatattagactttcCTTTGTCTAATATCTGATGTGAGACTTAACTTGTTATCTCACATTCTCTCCCTCAAGCTAAGAACCACATTCATCTCGTATGTTTTCTTCGGCGAATCATCTTTGGTAACACCTTGTACCAGTAATCGCAGGGCTTTCTTTTTAGAATGTTTCTCCCACAACACATCACAGGTTCCATGATCTTTTGACGTTTCTGCAACAtaccttctctttctttttctacccGTTCTTACTTAAAGGGTATTTTAgtcttcttgcagatttctcgtcaacctgctctgataccaattgttgggattgtgaaatcccgtgtccaactctatcttatcttattagtacgatattgtccactttgggcctagGAGGCtagcccgcatggatttacttttggtttccttcccaaaaggcctcaTACTATTAAAGTTGgacatatctttatatattagactttcTTTTGTCtaatatccgatgtgggacttAACTTGTTATCTCACAATGTGTGTATCTATTAAATTAGAAAGAGTGTGCCAAACTCCATCTGTTAAAATCCAACAGATGGAGAGTAAAgtctaatcaaatttatttgGTAAGACAGAGGAGTAACTTTGAACTTTTTCATTATGTAATGTTTTACGAATTTTCAGACTTTTTGCATtgtttattacattaaaaatccAACAGTTAGTAATCAacgataataatataattttagggtttcgggttttgacCTGATAGCAAAGTTGTATGACCTCTATAGTGTAATTATCGCGACCAGAAATTCGtagcaatttttttgtttaaaataattggTAACAGTTTCCTACAGTTTTGAACTAATttgaaatcatttttaatttaaacagaaatatatatatatatatatggcatATGTATCGTTGGTTTCATTTTCtccatacattttttttttttgtcacaggcATTTTCTCCATACATAATTGATGGCATCACATGAGAATTGCAATGTGGGCTTTTGGTGACATTGTTTAGCCTAATTTAAAATCTACTGGTCTTTAGCAAACTGGCTAAATTAGGCCCAAAGTACACACccttaactaaaaaaattcgCCAAAGTCAATTTCATGGAGTGGGCCGAAACATGACTATAATACTGTATTAGTTGTTGATCTCTCAATGTGCACGCATACGAGTATTAGGTTAACTAGTGTCTACTGTCTACGGGTATCAGGTATTGGCAAAAAAACACAGTTACACTTAGGTGACATTGTGTTGCGTAAACGTAAACGCCACTACGTTAAAATATTGTACGAAAAAACTTATTAATGTTGCATATATTAAATTAAGGGAAATTGCATCTAGTAGCtaagaaaaaaaccaaaattcacaaaatgactaaaatctcattctctctccccttcctatctctctctactctctctctctcttaaaaactaattttagtttttttttgttatttcataaataacccttaaattaaataacagttttttttcATATAGCAAACGCAAACTGAAACGATTTTAGGATATGACTGGTTTCCCCgttaccacccgcaaacgcagcttttgcggttggtagctgttgttggcgttttgcaacaatcattcAAACTGCTCTAAACCGCtataaacctcataaattcaaaagttggTTCCAGCTAACGTTGTGGTTGCgggaagataatttttttttcttaaaacaatataaatacaaaaaataaaatatccaataaaaattttaaattaaaattataaaaatactaaaatatatatattatattttaattaatattattaaattataaataaaaatattttctataattttaaaaaatttaaaactataactttctaaatataatttttatatttattacaatattataatttttgatattttataattatataaaatgtaaatattgttaatttattatttaactgatgCTGTATTTAGTAGTTAatagtcataagtatcccgcaaacacACTAATTTCTAACTGTGGAACCAGTCGTGCGAATCTATTAAAATCTAGAAACCACAACTACCCCATCCGCAAACTTCCGCAATCCAACCGCGTTTGAACCAGTGAGGCTCTTAGTAATCCATGTTGTTAGTTTGTATTTTTCCGGGTTAAATGTTGGTTTGTACTTTGTAGCTACGACCAAGCATGTAAACAATGTAGCTATTAACAACCGTCAAAACTCCCAAATATATCATTTCATCACAACAAACGATAGAAAATACTTACGAAATTTTGTGAAGTAATATTCTTTTTAACAACGAAATGAGACCAAAGAAGGTAATATATTGTTTCTTCCTCTTTACTCCTCGGCCTTCTCGGCGGCAACTTCCTCAGCCttagtcttctccttctcctccacAACCGCCGGAGTTTCAGTCACCTCCTCCTTCTCTTCTATCTTTGCCTCCTCCACAGCCACCGGAGCTTCCGTCTTCTCTTCTACCTTTGGCTCTTCtgtttcttcatcttttttctCTGCCTCTTCCACAACCACCTCTTTGCTCGTTTCTACGACTGGTGCTTCGGCTTCTTGTTCTTTTAGGGCGGCTGGAGCAGCAGCAGAGTCTGTCGTGGCGACGACTTCTTCGGGCTGTTTGGTCTCTACATCTGGCTCCTCCACTGCCTTTGCTGGTACCTCAACGTTTTCTGCTACTGGAGCAATCACTTGTTCAGCCTGGAAGCAAAGGTACACCACTTAGTAAGTAAAGAGTAAATCAAATCTAACTAACATCAACAtggaaaattaattatatatagaaatttagaATCTGAGTATATATTCATATAACTTAATATCATACCACAACAGTGGCCATTTCGATATGACAAAGCGAAAGATGACAGATATAAAGAGAAATAGAAGAGTAGTAAAATGTATCTAATGCTTTGGTGAGTGAAGAGCTTTGATCAAGAGAAGATCTATTTATAGAAGAACCAAAtgctttataataatatttttaaaacaaaatatatttcaaaaatacattttttagtTCTCAACATTGTCATTAAAGAAACATGATGAATATTGCACATGAAAGCATCTTTCTCATATATTAAAGAACTTATGTGttgtaaaaaaaagaacttatgTACTATTTTACACCTCATGCCACacagatatatacatatatagaacTTCATCACTTAACCATGACTCCTCAAGTTGTAATTTTTGTtctaatacaaaaaataattccTATCTATTAGTGTTTCTAGACTAGTTTCTTCAATGATAATttggttgttcaaaaaaaaaagaacttcaattctatttaaattaattatatatgtaatataatacTTTGAAAAGTGTCTGTTTTGCTCTTCTGTGACTTCAGTGAACGTTACAATAAACTTTCCACGTTAatgttgaaattttattaaatggaACGTTATAACTTATCAGGTTAACGTTAAACTCTTTTAGGTAGCAGTCAAACTTGCATTGATTAATGCCTGCAGAAGCATCTTTATCCTATTGATTAGCCAATTGATCACTGTTCTATTCACTAGGTGTGACGTTCGAACTCTACAATGTacgaagcttttttttttgtaaactattgATATTAACTTTTTAGGAGCGCTTGGATGTTTAATTTTAGCCGAGTCGTGTGGTATAGATTAGATTGTTcagttgccaaaaaaaaaaaaaagattagattGTTCTTTTAATAGTGCTCATTTTAAACGAAGCATCGATATGAAAGATACTAtacttttaatttatgtttgGATGGCTACTAAGAGCATCTTCATTcctactctatttttttctctaaaatagagtaaaagtaaATATAGAGTAAGAAATGCTCCAACTCCACTCCATATCTCACTTCATAATAAAATTTACtctataaatggagtaatctattttttgtttgttcatcatttcattatagagtgagaaataTAGTAGAGTTGAAACAATTTTACttcattttcacttttactccattttaaagtaaaaaatggaattttacattggagatgttctaacCCTTTAATCTTTCTATCAACATAATGTCAGAATAGTAGAATACTAActttgtaataaaataaaagttcttAGAATTCATGAAATAAAGGGAGTAATTAATTTATCGACTATGTTAGGTTTTAGAATGTACAATATATATTTAGGTTTTAGTTTTGCAAATATATCGAGCAAATTGCCATTAAGATAATTTTTGTTTCCTCCATTTAAGAGAAGAAAATAGAGGAAACCGGCCACGTACTCACATGATCTGTAAAAGATGGCCGGCCAGCAGAAAAGCTGGTAAAAAGGGTTGGACGGCTAAGATGACCCATTAGTGGGTCCCATTTATTGTATAATTTTGTTTGATAATGAACATAACTAGTAACGCACCCACCAATAATGCACAAGGATGATGTTACATGATCAGAAATTTTAGGTAAGAGGGGGAAAAGAGAGAGTAGACATATGACATCAATATATTAGGAACAATAAGATCAGTAAAAGATTAACACATATATCAGTAGATCACTCGCTTTATAATATCATGTCTTAGAAAACTAGAGatgtattgaaaaataaaacggAATCTTTTTAGACGTGATTGATAAATATTTGTAATGTATATCTAAAAAAGTTGTAAATAATTCACTTTTGTTGTCCCAGTTATGATTAAACGTTCCATGTCTTGAACATGTGTAACGCTAAAGCCGAACACACTTAAGGATGTATAcctatttttctttcttgagaGATATCTGTTTATCTACGTACGTATACGCCGTTGATTAAGAAAGAGTCTAATCTGACGGTAAAGGATTCATATTATTGTAGGGTTGGTTTCGAAAGAAGAAAATCTCttcatatttctaaaaaaaggGAAGAGGATCTTTTCGCTGCCAAGTTGTTGGCACTTGGAGCTTGACGGTGATGAACTTTTTTGGGTCtctctttttaaattaaattaaactaaagaAACTTTAGACCATCATTAatcccaatttttttaattggagttcttaattttgattaaaaaaaacagttcttagctttttttagattttaattaagaAGAATTAAAaatcgtctcttaaataagagatacaAGAGCCGTCTATTAGTCCGGGTTACTAATGCTTTTAGAAGTGTCAGTTGGAAAGGGTCCTGAATCAAAAAATGCTCAAAAAACTATTTGGCCCGACTTCGATATCCACATAGTAACTAGAGTCCAGAAGCAAGATGAGTATCAAACTCGGATGTAGTAGGAATAATAAGTACTCATTAGTTTTTTGTCGTCTCTATGAGACCAACCTCTTGACGTGAATGTGTATATTGAGATGTACTTGCAATCTTCAATGCATGTATATATTCAGATGTACGTTCGTTTGCATAGTTAATTACATTGTATCATTTGATTCTAGAGAATAAATCATGAGAACGGGAAGACTGCAAGTCTTAATTAAGGATCTTTATATGACTTTCACCTTGTAACAACCCGCCATGTGGGAACTATTCGCTCCGTGAGTCCAGACTGGTCCTGCAGGACACCGATACTAATCTTTCAATTATAAACTTTTAATGTTTCATAATTAAGTTTTTAGTGCGTTTGGAGTTCTTCGAACCTAAGATTTGACTTTTTAACAATATTTCCACGTGACAATGTCATCAATTGGTCTGCAAAACCCCTATTATGAATCCACAGGGCGGGTTGTTACAGACCTATTCTCCAAaccttatatttaaatattcctCAACAAAAAAATACCAAACATTTATCTCTTTCATTGTCTATCTTTTAATTCTCTTTTTCTTCATCTTGTTATTTTCTTCTCATCATAACAAACAAACCCTTTAATTAAACGACTCTCTTTATTCTTTCTGGCTTTTGttctttttgaagttttttttgttgtcatcTCATTAAACCTGCAGGTTGCATATATATAACCATCTCCAGGAAATCATATCGAATCAAAACCCAACGGTTGAGTTTCTAGGATCAGATTTAAATCAGAGAACCAATAGAGGTCAGGAAAACAAAGATGGGTTTGAAAGATGAGGACAAGAAAATAGAAAAGTCTTCAGAAGAGCCAATGGGACATGGGACCTTAAGCAGAAATAATAGCCACAGCTCTTTGTCTCCAacagaagatgatgaagacgaAGACAAGAATCTTGAACTTGGTCCCATGATCGCTCTCAGAGAACAGCTCGAGAAAGACAAGGTTTGAATTTGATCTCTCATGTTCTGTTTACATATGGCTATGCTGCTAAGTCTAGTCCacaaatgttatatatttgtgtttttgtttgctTGATTAATGCTATATATCTCACCTGTATAGTAATGGGTgaatttggttttaaaattttacataacaATCTAGTCACTTATTCTttggtgcacaaaaaaaaaatctagtcaCTTATTCTACAATTGGAAAAAATGTTCAGGATGATGAAAGCTTAAGGAGATGGAAAGAACAACTTCTAGGCATTGTGGATCTTGAGGAGGTTGGAGGTAAACCAAATTCCAATACCCGGTTTATATATACGATTACAAATCGTTGTAGTTCCTCTCAAATTTGAGATGTCTCATGTCTCATGTCTAGATTAATAGTTTAAGAGTTAACTTAACATATCATAAGATACGACCAAGGCACAAAAGATGCATTATTTAGCCTTCCATAAATAAGAGTAATTGATCGGTTGGAATTCACTCACAACCCCACACTGAATGTTTTTTAATTGTGGATTTATATATGTAATGTTTTGATAGAATAACAAAATGTACAGAGACTACGGATCCGGTGGTAAAGATAATGAACTTAACAATTAGGTCACCGGATCGAGATGACATGGTATTGACGATCCCTGAAAACGGAAAACCGACATCGAAAGGGCCATGGTTTACTCTTAAAGAAGGCTCtaagtacactctcgtgtttacttTCCGTGTGAACAACAACATTGTGTCCGGTCTCCGGTACAGCAATACAGTTTGGAAGACCGGAATCAAGGGTATTTTCATATTTCCACCCACTCGTCTACCAATATCAGttacaataatattttgaagccttttctctcatttttgtttttactctTTTTCTGCGAGCAGTATATAGTCGAAAGCAGATTTTAGGAACGTTTAGTCCACAAGCTGAACCGTATAACCATGTCATGTTTGAAGAATCAACACCGTCTGGTATGCTTGTTAGGGGCTCCTACTCCGTTAAATCTAAGGTACCAAAAATCAGCCCTTTTTATCATGCATACTATTAATCTATCAAAACTCTGAAATGTCGTTTGTAtatactataaaaaaaaattgatgccACAGAAAGAGCCTTTTCAACATAGTTTTAGTCAAAACATACTTAAATACCATTTCATATTCTGAAAAATTAGAATAACCTCAGTTGCATGCTTTGATTGGCAAATAAAACAGTATTAATTAGTACAGTGGAAAACTACTgcgttttttttcttgatagTTTTTGTTTGCTATATCTCAAAATTACATTGGACAACGATTgcattttaatagttttttctcTCATGATAGCTACAACTCTTTTTGTGTTGTAAATATATTTCAGTTCGTCGATGACGATAATAAGTGCTACTTGGAGAACAATTATACCTTTGACATTCGCAAGAATTGGCTGTGATGATCCATCACATAAGTTACCCGAAAACATATTAATTGTATTATTCATTATTCTGTTACTATTTGCTCTTTAATTTAAACTTGTTCTTAATTAATgtatgttcatatatatatggttaaattaaatttaaaaaaaaaagaaaaactcaaaaaagtTTCATagaaatttcataattttacttttaacaTTTCTATGAGGTAGGTCCTTAGAGAAACCTTGTATTCTGCGCAATTACATATACaattttaccaaaattcaattgTTGCCAGTGGAATATTTATCTACAGTTTGTCTTATGTTACGGGAAAAGCTAATAAGTATATGTTTTTCTTGTCAACCTGAaacttttaatatatgtatatcagTTGATGTAATAAAAAAGACAGAAGAGAGAGCTtcttgacaga
The sequence above is drawn from the Brassica napus cultivar Da-Ae chromosome A8, Da-Ae, whole genome shotgun sequence genome and encodes:
- the LOC106360242 gene encoding translation initiation factor IF-2-like isoform X1, producing the protein MATVVAEQVIAPVAENVEVPAKAVEEPDVETKQPEEVVATTDSAAAPAALKEQEAEAPVVETSKEVVVEEAEKKDEETEEPKVEEKTEAPVAVEEAKIEEKEEVTETPAVVEEKEKTKAEEVAAEKAEE
- the LOC106360242 gene encoding neurofilament medium polypeptide-like isoform X2, which codes for MATVVAEQVIAPVAENVEVPAKAVEEPDVETKQPEEVVATTDSAAAPAALKEQEAEAPVVETSKEVVVEEAEKKDEETEEPKIEEKEEVTETPAVVEEKEKTKAEEVAAEKAEE
- the LOC106360240 gene encoding rho GDP-dissociation inhibitor 1, which encodes MGLKDEDKKIEKSSEEPMGHGTLSRNNSHSSLSPTEDDEDEDKNLELGPMIALREQLEKDKDDESLRRWKEQLLGIVDLEEVGETTDPVVKIMNLTIRSPDRDDMVLTIPENGKPTSKGPWFTLKEGSKYTLVFTFRVNNNIVSGLRYSNTVWKTGIKVYSRKQILGTFSPQAEPYNHVMFEESTPSGMLVRGSYSVKSKFVDDDNKCYLENNYTFDIRKNWL